A single window of Pogona vitticeps strain Pit_001003342236 chromosome 11, PviZW2.1, whole genome shotgun sequence DNA harbors:
- the PRRG3 gene encoding transmembrane gamma-carboxyglutamic acid protein 3, whose amino-acid sequence MATFLAAQNAHSVLKRFPRANGFLEEFRQGTLERECLEEICSYEEVKEVFENKEKTMEFWKGYAYSVKDPMGGTGRSDAMYVVIPLLGVALLLIIALFIIWRCQLQKATRHRPSYAQSRYLASRTGRSLPRVMVYREASHSQGEGNGQRDLNSSGGRGRRQQNVGPAGLGDNTLQPPADPPAPTLSRLSSATPPPSYEEVTGHPESSTNGGRSSSSSNEESSVSYSEPPPKYEEIVASASAPGK is encoded by the exons ATGGCAA CTTTCCTGGCCGCCCAGAATGCCCACTCCGTGCTCAAGCGCTTCCCCAGAGCCAACGGCTTTCTGGAGGAGTTCCGCCAGGGCACCCTCGAGCGGGAGTGCCTGGAGGAGATCTGCAGCTATGAGGAGGTCAAAGAAGTCTTTGAGAACAAGGAGAAGACG ATGGAGTTCTGGAAGGGCTACGCTTACTCTGTCAAGGACCCCATGGGTGGGACAGGCCGCTCGGACGCCATGTACGTGGTGATTCCTCTGCTGGGGGTCGCCCTTCTCCTCATCATCGCCCTCTTCATCATCTGGCGGTGTCAGCTGCAAAAGGCCACTCGCCACCGACCTTCCTATGCCCAAAGCCGCTACCTGGCCAGCCGGACTGGACGCAGCCTGCCCAGGGTGATGGTGTACCGGGAGGCCTCCCACAGCCAGGGAGAAGGCAATGGTCAGCGGGATCTGAACAGCAGTGGCGGCAGAGGGCGACGGCAGCAGAACGTGGGGCCGGCTGGCCTGGGAGACAACACTCTTCAGCCCCCAGCTGACCCCCCAGCCCCGACCCTCTCCAGACTGTCCagtgccaccccacccccttcctatgAGGAGGTGACCGGCCATCCTGAGAGCAGCACTAATGGGGgccggagcagcagcagcagcaacgaggAGAGCAGCGTCTCCTACAGCGAGCCACCCCCCAAGTATGAGGAAATCGTGGCGAGCGCCTCCGCTCCTGGGAAGTGA